From one Montipora capricornis isolate CH-2021 chromosome 10, ASM3666992v2, whole genome shotgun sequence genomic stretch:
- the LOC138019732 gene encoding serine/threonine-protein kinase PDIK1L-like, whose protein sequence is MEILPINFEIQVGSKRLKIQRKLGNGAFGVVYKAKDKASSRIYAVKDILCEDASEIINVINEIATLNELSHENVIAVKGADQFVSREGVHMLILTEYCAGGNLNERLKEASSEDENLRWMLQMSHALSYLHSNEVVHRDLKPDNVLLTAAGDVKLADFGLAREFIALKTNYRLEDDSWLTYYQYYMETGAGIRDWVAPEVFDGHYTEKADIFSLGVIFFAILQRDYISINGKRFYGAFKRVRDLGKVGLGYAMAKHNPRKIQFSSRAQGSEPQQELTLECLEYDKDDRPSADEIHQQLEELEIQNNWMMTLAREYCAIM, encoded by the coding sequence ATGGAGATCCTTCCGATCAATTTCGAAATTCAAGTTGGATCTAAGAGGCTAAAAATCCAGCGAAAACTTGGTAACGGGGCTTTTGGCGTAGTCTACAAAGCCAAAGACAAAGCATCCTCCAGAATTTATGCGGTAAAAGACATCTTGTGCGAAGACGCCTCAGAAATAATTAATGTAATTAATGAGATTGCAACGCTGAACGAGCTTTCCCATGAGAATGTGATTGCCGTGAAAGGAGCAGATCAGTTCGTGAGCCGCGAAGGTGTTCACATGTTGATCCTAACGGAGTACTGTGCAGGCGGAAACTTGAACGAGCGCCTCAAAGAAGCAAGTAGCGAAGACGAAAACTTGCGGTGGATGTTACAGATGTCTCACGCTCTTTCCTACCTACATTCAAATGAAGTGGTTCATCGCGACTTAAAACCGGACAACGTCCTTTTGACGGCAGCGGGCGACGTAAAGTTGGCGGACTTTGGTTTGGCTCGAGAATTCATAGCGCTAAAAACCAACTATCGACTAGAAGATGACTCATGGCTGACTTACTATCAGTACTACATGGAAACAGGGGCTGGCATCCGTGATTGGGTGGCTCCGGAAGTTTTCGATGGCCATTACACCGAAAAGGCTGACATATTCTCGCTTGGTGTTATTTTTTTCGCAATTCTTCAGCGGGATTATATCAGCATCAACGGTAAACGCTTTTACGGAGCGTTCAAGAGAGTTCGTGACTTGGGCAAAGTTGGCCTCGGATATGCCATGGCAAAGCATAATCCACGCAAGATCCAATTTTCAAGCCGAGCGCAAGGCTCTGAACCTCAGCAAGAGTTAACCCTCGAGTGCTTGGAGTACGATAAAGATGATCGGCCCAGCGCTGACGAAATTCACCAACAGCTGGAAGAGCTAGAAATACAAAACAACTGGATGATGACTCTTGCTCGTGAATACTGCGCGATTATGTGA